ATCTTGGCAAATACTATACAATCTGCCAGCTTCGGCGCGAAGCGCCGAGGCAATAAACTCGCAACATACAATGTGGCTCCGGGGGTCGGGCTCGAACCGACAACCCACTGGTTACATTTATCCTAAAGTTTCTTTTAGGGATGGACTATATCATCACCCGCTTTTAAGCTTGGGTGCTGGGCGCTTCGCCCCGATATACATCGGGACTACGGATTTCTCCTAGTCTCTGAACCTTGTCCGAAGTACTTCGGACCTTGGCTGCGGATTACCTTCGTCTTTACGCTAAGGTTTCCCGTCCCGAAATAAATTCGGGATCCCGACAACATTAAATTTAATTTACAATTGTATTTGTCGGGACAATTCACCCAGTTTTCACTCCAAAGTTTCCTTTGGAGGCTGCGTTGCTTCACAGCCAGTTGCTCTACCATTGAGCTACCCCGGAATAATTAAATTTTCAAAGATATATGATATTTTAGCAAGTTTCTGAAAATTTTTCCAGTGTTTAAAATCTTAACGTAAGTAATCTTTCAATTTTTTACTTTCTCTGTGTCTTCTAAGTTTAGCGAGTGCTTTTGCTTCTATCTGTCTGATTCTTTCCCGAGTTACCCCAAATTCCTGACCAACTTCTTCTAGAGTATGACTCCTGCCGTCATCCAAACCAAATCTCATTCTTAATATCTTTTGCTCCCTTGGAGATAAGTATTGAAGGATATCCTGAATATGCCCTCTCAGCAACTGATAAGTTGCTGCTTCATACGGAGATAAACTGTCTTCGTCCTCAATAAAGTCTCCTAATCTTGAATCTTCTTCTTCTCCAACAGGCGCTTCCAAGGAAACAGTTTCTTGGGAAATTTTGATAATATGTCTTACCTTATCTACATCAATTTCCATTTCTGAAGCGATTTCTTCAGGTAATGGTTCGCGTCCTAAATCCTGAACTAACCTTCTCTGAACTCTGATCAATTTATTTATTGTTTCAACCATATGAACAGGGATTCTAATTGTTCTGGCTTGGTCTGCAATTGCCCTTGTTATTGCCTGCCTGATCCACCACGTAGCATAAGTTGAAAATTTATATCCCTTAGTATAGTCAAATTTTTCAACTGCTCTTAATAAGCCTGTGTTGCCTTCCTGAATCAAATCAATAAGTTCCAAGCCTCTACCAATATATTTTTTAGCGATTGAAACTACTAATCTTAAATTTGCTTCTGCTAATTTTCTGGCTGCAGATTGATCACCCTTTTCAATTTTTTTAGCAAGTTCAACTTCTTCAATTGCCTTCAAAAGAGGCACTCTACCAATTTCTCTAAAATACATTTTTACGGAATCATCTGAAATATGGGATAAATTTTCTTCGGATGCTATTATTGCCTTTGCTTCTGCATCCTCATCTTCTTCGTCTTCCCAGATCATCCTATCTTTCACATCTAAAATTTCAACACCCATATCCATCAACTTAGAATATAATTCATCAACAGCATCAATATGTTCTTCTAGATCTGGAACCGCACCCATTATTTCCTGTTGTGTAACAAACCCCTGCTCTTTGCCTTTATTTATTAAAGTCTCCACTTCATCCTTGGAAATAGCTTTATCACCTACTTTTATTTCTTTAATCTGCTTTTCAGCTTTTTTTACTTTTGCGGTTGATTTTATAACGGGTTTTTTCGGTTTCTTTTTAACAGATTGCTTTACTTTTTTAACTTTTTTAACCACCTTAACTTTTTTAGCTTTTTTCTTTGCAATCTTTTTTACGGGTTTTTTCTGAACTTTTTTTACTTTTGCAGAC
The sequence above is drawn from the bacterium CG_4_10_14_0_2_um_filter_33_32 genome and encodes:
- the rpoD gene encoding RNA polymerase sigma factor RpoD — protein: MKKNKVKKVLKKAVKSKTSSIKKPNKKKNVVSKKKPKATKVLKKKSQNKKKTLSLKKKVKVVKKPKGKILNKKQAKKTKSAKVKKVQKKPVKKIAKKKAKKVKVVKKVKKVKQSVKKKPKKPVIKSTAKVKKAEKQIKEIKVGDKAISKDEVETLINKGKEQGFVTQQEIMGAVPDLEEHIDAVDELYSKLMDMGVEILDVKDRMIWEDEEDEDAEAKAIIASEENLSHISDDSVKMYFREIGRVPLLKAIEEVELAKKIEKGDQSAARKLAEANLRLVVSIAKKYIGRGLELIDLIQEGNTGLLRAVEKFDYTKGYKFSTYATWWIRQAITRAIADQARTIRIPVHMVETINKLIRVQRRLVQDLGREPLPEEIASEMEIDVDKVRHIIKISQETVSLEAPVGEEEDSRLGDFIEDEDSLSPYEAATYQLLRGHIQDILQYLSPREQKILRMRFGLDDGRSHTLEEVGQEFGVTRERIRQIEAKALAKLRRHRESKKLKDYLR